ATAAAAGACCACCCGAACAAGATAAGGTCAATCCGATTGAAGCAGAGGAAGATACCATTCTTCGTGCGATTGACTTTAACCAAGGGAAACTTGATCGTCAACTTGTTAACGGATTTAGCGGCTTATCACCACTTGTAGCTAGTGAAATTACACACCGAGCAGGCATGATGACTCGTGTCACCGTTCCTAAAGCTTTTCAAGACGTGTTTAACCCAATTCGTCAGCATGACTACACACCACAAATGATTGAAGCAAATGGCAAGGAATATTTCTCTGTTCTAGACCTGACTCACTTGAAGGGTACTACACGACGTTTTGACTCAGTCAGCGAGATGCTCGATCGTTTCTTTTACGGAAAAGCCGAGCGCGATCGTGTAAAACAACAAGCCATTGATCTCGAAAAAATGCTAAAAAATGAGTATCAAAAAAGCAACAAGAAAATCACCAAACTAGAACGTACCTTAACAGATGCAGATAAAGCGAAGGAATATCAAAAAAAGGGTGAGTTATTAACCGCGAACTTACATGCTGTCCGTCGTGGAGATAAAGAAGTACAAGTCATTGATTATTATGATGAAGCTCAACCAACTATTTCTATTACGCTTGACCCATTAAAAACACCATCCGATAACGCGCAAGCCTTGTTTAAAAAATACAACAAGGCAAAAAAATCAGTAGCCTTCGTGACCGAACAAATCAAGCAAACGAAAGTCGATATTGAATATTTAGACCAGGTTATCCAACAAACAGAAAGTGCCTCACCAAGAGATATTGAAGAAATTCGTGAGGAATTAGTTGAACAAGGCTATATTCGTAGAAGACAAAAGCAATCTAAAAAGAAGAAAAAAGAAGAAAAGCCTCAGCTAGAGACATACACTTCTTCTACTGGCGTACCTTTCTTTGTCGGAAAAAACAACAAGCAAAATGATTATTTAACTAATCGCTTTGCTAGACAAGACGAAATTTGGTTACACACAAAAGATATTCCTGGGTCTCATGTTGTGATACGTAGCACTGAACCTGATGAAACGACCTTAATGGAGGCAGCAACGATTGCCGCCTACTTTAGTAAAGCTCGTCAATCTAGTTCTGTTCCCGTTGATTACACGAAAATTCGGCATGTGAAAAAGCCTAATGGATCTAAGCCTGGTTTTGTGACTTATGACAACCAGACGACCTTATTTGTCACACCAGATGAAGATACTGTCTTACAACTGAAAGATCGTTAAAAAAACAGGGTGCCCCAAATCCATGGGGCACCCTGTTTCTATTTTTTTGCTAACGTGATCATCGCAAGTCCATCGAGTACAGGCCGATGTATAACTTGTTTGGCCCCTAAGTCGGTAAGTAACGTCGTTAATTCTTCTTCTGTATAACGGTGACGTCTTGTCGAGACATTCGACCATTTAACTAATGTCTCTTTTTCAAAGCCTGACATTTTATGTAGTTCGGCATATGCAACAGCTCGTTCAGGGTTCATTGCTACATTTGGATTAAGCATGACGATTTCTCCGTTACTTTGTGTCACTCGTAACATTTCGTTGATACCTTTTTCTGGTTCGGGTAAGAGAAACATCACACAAGTCG
Above is a genomic segment from Bacillus sp. FJAT-45037 containing:
- a CDS encoding Rqc2 family fibronectin-binding protein, which encodes MSFDGIMTRAITEELKTSLQSGRISKIYQPFKTELIFTIRANGKNHQLLFSANANFARVHLTNEKHTNPGQPPMFCMLLRKHLEGGFIESIEQVDMERIIELTIRNRDELGDVQTKKLVIEIMGRHSNIILLDEQSQTILDSIKHVSLAQSSHRMVLPGQPYKRPPEQDKVNPIEAEEDTILRAIDFNQGKLDRQLVNGFSGLSPLVASEITHRAGMMTRVTVPKAFQDVFNPIRQHDYTPQMIEANGKEYFSVLDLTHLKGTTRRFDSVSEMLDRFFYGKAERDRVKQQAIDLEKMLKNEYQKSNKKITKLERTLTDADKAKEYQKKGELLTANLHAVRRGDKEVQVIDYYDEAQPTISITLDPLKTPSDNAQALFKKYNKAKKSVAFVTEQIKQTKVDIEYLDQVIQQTESASPRDIEEIREELVEQGYIRRRQKQSKKKKKEEKPQLETYTSSTGVPFFVGKNNKQNDYLTNRFARQDEIWLHTKDIPGSHVVIRSTEPDETTLMEAATIAAYFSKARQSSSVPVDYTKIRHVKKPNGSKPGFVTYDNQTTLFVTPDEDTVLQLKDR